From a region of the Rhipicephalus microplus isolate Deutch F79 chromosome X, USDA_Rmic, whole genome shotgun sequence genome:
- the LOC142777085 gene encoding uncharacterized protein LOC142777085, protein MKFTYAFLGVFYQAGTNCINFEHYVHLYEAEKDSHLKIVPKFTSSHVKPSKLEKMNVRLATQLFSRSVAIGMKFYREQREPGLKDSEGTAMFAMQVNDLFDVLNAKHPATGIRKNSPKIKVSLCLLCYTMSRI, encoded by the exons ATGAAATTTACTTATGCCTTTCTTGGTGTTTTTTACCAGGCTGGCACCAACTGCATAAACTTCGAACACTACGTGCACCTGTACGAAGCTGAAAAGGACAGCCACCTCAAGATTGTTCCAAAGTTCACATCTTCGCACGTCAAGCCAAGCAAGCTGGAAAAGATGAATGTCAGACTTGCGACACAG TTATTCAGCAGGAGCGTCGCCATTGGGATGAAGTTTTACAGAGAGCAGCGTGAGCCAGGCTTAAAGGACAGTGAGGGAACTGCAATGTTCGCGATGCAGGTTAACGACCTGTTTGATGTCCTTAACGCCAAGCACCCTGCTACCGGCATCCGTAAGAACTCGCCCAAGATCAAGGTTTCCTTATGCTTATTGTGTTATACTATGAGTCGAATATAA